A single window of Candidatus Binatia bacterium DNA harbors:
- a CDS encoding VOC family protein: MYSHVTLGTNDFDRAARFWDAVMAALGHPVLFKAPTVLAYGTPTGEKLFILSPFDGGAAGPGNGVHAAFKVDSRRTVDEFHRVALANGGSDEGAPGLRPHYHPNYYGAYVRDPDGNKVQAVCHRKDG, encoded by the coding sequence ATGTACAGCCACGTCACCCTCGGCACCAACGATTTCGATCGCGCGGCCCGCTTCTGGGACGCCGTCATGGCCGCGCTCGGTCATCCGGTGCTGTTCAAGGCGCCGACAGTGCTCGCGTACGGAACGCCGACCGGCGAGAAGCTGTTCATCCTGTCGCCGTTCGATGGCGGCGCTGCCGGTCCGGGCAACGGCGTGCACGCCGCGTTCAAGGTCGATTCGCGGCGTACGGTCGACGAGTTCCACCGCGTGGCGCTCGCCAACGGAGGCAGCGACGAGGGAGCACCGGGCCTGAGGCCCCACTACCATCCGAACTACTACGGCGCCTACGTCCGCGATCCGGACGGAAACAAGGTGCAGGCCGTCTGTCATCGAAAGGACGGCTGA